The following proteins come from a genomic window of Flavobacterium eburneipallidum:
- a CDS encoding DUF6443 domain-containing protein produces MKKILSLLVFLPIMVIGQTQTENYVKNTTYKVATATSIPTPTAQQATQTITYYDGLGRPIQQVAHQQSGSGKDIVTPIEYDGFGRQDKEYLPYVPTAPASLDYKPSALADVLTFYDDVKYDADFPGMSTSNANPIIQINPYSQKGFEDSPLNRVLKQAAPGNDWKLGNGHEIKFEYETNTDADLVRQFGVSFVNGNTEAPHLEDNGIYATSQLYKTVTKDENWMPNQTYPSDHTTQEFKNKEGKVVLKRTFDVGKWHDTYYVYDDYGNLTYVLPPKLFTYHSITQPLSGLSIYLSTDYDYFSFFASPNPNSYADLYLTQTGENSLNLYFWEYGFTPGSPLMSGKIADLNLTPSPQDIILCDIMVSDVNGNLVVGGKLSIKNGELHITAEPGVVAYPDSNGEFYFSATINLPSLQANYTPQALDRSVFNDLIYQYKYDKRNRLVEKKLPGKEWEYIVYDKLDRPVLTQDAILKTQNKWLFTKYDAFSRPVYTGEYVNTSETTRTTVQALADAATIMFETKQGINTINGTTIYYNNTAFPNTNINLFTINYYDDYNFDLNGGTAATSYSITPITNAKSLATGTKVRILGTTNWTSSVIYYDSKGRPIYNYSKNDYLGTTSTVKTKLDFVGKVLETTSTHARNSVTTTLVDVFTYDQAGRLTQQTQAINGTTTPEIIVANTYDELGQLTSKKVGGKTTQGLQKVDYAYNIRGWLKSINDPNNLNQDNDLFAFGLNYNTVVNPSIPTYNQNKPLYNGNISSTSWKTSNVIPVLKQYNYTYDALNRFKAAWYGENSILNYKFNESISNYDRNGNIMMANRNMQDPLYNSYTSIDYLWYTYDKGNRLLKVVDYNKNSANGNEGFKDGNNLGDDYAYDSNGNMTADQNKSITNIEYNHLNLPTQITLASGAIEYKYDATGVKQRKIVSGGATTDYAGGFQYESNVLQFFPQPEGYVDCSSGNFNYIYQYKDHLGNVRLSYADKDNNGLITGATTTDVFNDGFELSPNWDSAVTAYDTSKKHSGNVSAKIEKLTAGEQYSHSNTWVSINNTQATDYIFSGWVYSNGPSADIYFFMKTNSETGYYTNVDYVRTWNTGQWVYMEKKISVPANIAMINLRIDNNGGGTVWFDDVSIRRVNTTSEIVEENNYYPFGLKHKDSNNVVTSTNLGQKYKYNGKELQDELGLNMYDYGARNYDPALGRWMNVDPLAEKGRRWSPYNYAFDNPVYFIDPDGMWPGEGIWKSIKKWWNSPSGNYGVATQRVAAQAFSAPDMPKPATNGEAVVMSIAAGAYTTGHSAPGSLKIPARARISTNKTNAEPVAPKSTTTLYRGVNSTSPAYKNATEGTATPRGGAATPTQHNEGNTASNFTSWTKNPEVAKNFALRTSGEGVVMEVTVPTTSTVTSPSAKEVNLVQWPGTVVNEAEVLLQYSVTGAKTTIIKN; encoded by the coding sequence ATGAAAAAAATACTATCACTTTTAGTTTTCTTGCCTATAATGGTTATTGGACAAACCCAAACGGAGAATTACGTTAAAAACACCACTTATAAAGTAGCAACTGCAACAAGTATCCCCACACCAACTGCCCAACAAGCCACACAAACTATCACGTATTATGATGGATTGGGTCGTCCCATTCAGCAAGTGGCACATCAGCAATCTGGAAGTGGAAAAGACATTGTTACTCCCATTGAATATGATGGCTTCGGACGTCAGGACAAAGAGTATTTGCCATACGTACCCACAGCTCCAGCCTCGCTGGATTATAAACCCTCTGCATTGGCTGATGTACTTACATTTTATGATGATGTCAAATATGATGCTGATTTTCCGGGTATGAGTACGAGTAATGCAAATCCCATTATTCAAATCAATCCTTATTCTCAAAAAGGATTTGAAGACTCTCCGCTGAACAGGGTATTAAAACAAGCAGCACCCGGTAATGATTGGAAGCTAGGCAACGGCCACGAAATAAAGTTCGAATATGAAACCAATACCGATGCAGATTTAGTAAGGCAGTTTGGCGTTTCTTTTGTGAATGGCAATACCGAAGCTCCACATTTAGAGGATAACGGTATTTATGCTACTTCTCAATTGTATAAAACAGTAACCAAGGATGAAAATTGGATGCCTAACCAGACCTATCCTAGTGATCATACCACTCAAGAGTTTAAGAACAAAGAAGGGAAAGTTGTCTTGAAACGTACTTTCGATGTCGGAAAATGGCACGATACTTATTATGTTTATGACGATTACGGAAATTTGACTTATGTATTACCTCCCAAGCTTTTTACCTATCATTCCATAACACAGCCCTTATCAGGATTGAGTATATATTTGAGTACTGACTATGATTATTTTTCATTTTTCGCTAGTCCAAACCCAAATAGTTATGCTGATTTGTATTTAACTCAAACCGGTGAAAATTCTTTAAATTTATATTTTTGGGAGTATGGTTTTACTCCAGGTTCACCACTTATGTCAGGAAAAATAGCCGACTTAAATCTAACTCCTAGTCCACAGGACATAATTTTGTGTGATATTATGGTGTCAGATGTAAATGGTAACCTTGTTGTAGGAGGTAAATTATCAATTAAAAATGGAGAGTTGCATATTACTGCAGAACCTGGAGTTGTTGCATATCCAGATAGTAATGGTGAATTTTATTTTAGTGCTACAATAAATCTTCCTAGTTTACAAGCCAATTATACTCCCCAAGCTTTGGATCGATCTGTATTTAACGATTTGATTTATCAATACAAATACGACAAACGCAACCGATTGGTAGAAAAAAAATTACCAGGCAAAGAATGGGAATATATTGTGTATGACAAATTAGATCGACCTGTTTTAACACAAGATGCTATTTTAAAAACGCAAAACAAATGGTTGTTTACCAAGTATGATGCCTTTAGCAGACCAGTATATACAGGAGAATATGTCAATACATCAGAAACTACACGTACAACTGTACAAGCTCTTGCTGATGCTGCTACTATTATGTTTGAAACCAAACAGGGTATAAATACCATCAACGGAACTACCATATATTACAACAACACAGCTTTTCCTAATACAAACATCAACCTGTTTACTATTAACTATTATGATGATTATAATTTTGATTTGAATGGTGGTACTGCTGCAACATCTTACAGTATCACACCCATTACCAATGCCAAAAGTTTAGCAACAGGAACCAAAGTACGCATTTTAGGAACTACCAATTGGACATCTAGCGTAATTTATTATGATAGCAAAGGCAGACCAATTTACAATTACAGCAAAAACGATTATCTCGGTACCACCAGCACTGTAAAAACCAAGCTTGATTTTGTGGGCAAAGTTTTAGAAACCACCTCTACCCACGCCAGAAATAGTGTAACTACCACGCTGGTAGATGTCTTTACCTATGATCAAGCAGGAAGACTAACCCAACAAACCCAAGCTATTAATGGAACAACCACACCAGAAATTATTGTAGCTAACACTTATGACGAATTAGGACAGCTAACCAGCAAAAAAGTGGGAGGCAAAACCACCCAAGGATTGCAAAAAGTGGATTATGCCTACAACATTCGCGGCTGGCTCAAAAGCATCAACGACCCCAATAATTTGAATCAGGACAATGATTTGTTTGCTTTTGGTTTAAATTACAATACAGTAGTAAATCCTTCAATTCCTACATACAATCAAAACAAACCTTTGTATAATGGTAATATCAGTAGTACTTCTTGGAAAACCAGTAACGTTATTCCTGTTCTAAAGCAATATAATTATACCTATGATGCGCTGAACCGATTTAAGGCTGCTTGGTATGGTGAAAATAGCATTTTAAATTATAAGTTTAATGAGTCCATCAGTAATTATGATCGTAATGGTAATATTATGATGGCCAATCGTAATATGCAAGATCCCCTTTACAATAGTTATACGAGTATTGATTATTTATGGTACACTTATGACAAAGGCAATCGATTACTAAAAGTGGTTGATTATAATAAAAATTCAGCCAATGGTAATGAAGGATTTAAAGACGGTAACAATTTAGGAGATGATTACGCTTATGATAGTAACGGAAATATGACTGCCGACCAAAACAAAAGCATAACCAATATTGAATACAACCACCTGAACCTGCCTACCCAAATAACATTAGCTAGCGGCGCAATTGAATATAAATATGATGCCACAGGAGTAAAACAACGCAAAATAGTGAGCGGAGGCGCAACTACTGATTATGCTGGTGGATTTCAATATGAGAGCAACGTTTTGCAATTTTTCCCGCAACCCGAAGGCTACGTAGATTGCAGTTCAGGGAATTTTAATTATATTTACCAATACAAAGATCATTTGGGCAATGTTAGGTTGAGTTATGCCGATAAAGACAATAATGGACTAATAACAGGTGCTACGACAACAGACGTTTTTAATGACGGGTTTGAGTTAAGTCCCAATTGGGATTCTGCAGTAACTGCTTATGATACGAGTAAAAAACATTCAGGAAACGTAAGTGCCAAAATTGAAAAGCTAACGGCAGGAGAACAGTATTCACACAGTAATACTTGGGTGTCTATTAACAATACACAGGCAACAGATTATATTTTTTCCGGTTGGGTATATAGTAACGGTCCATCTGCAGACATTTATTTCTTTATGAAAACCAATTCTGAAACGGGATATTATACCAATGTAGATTATGTAAGAACTTGGAATACAGGTCAGTGGGTTTATATGGAGAAAAAAATATCAGTGCCAGCCAACATAGCAATGATTAATTTAAGAATAGATAATAATGGAGGTGGAACAGTTTGGTTCGATGATGTTAGCATAAGAAGAGTAAACACCACCAGCGAAATTGTAGAAGAAAACAACTATTATCCATTTGGATTAAAGCACAAGGATAGTAACAATGTAGTTACATCTACTAATCTTGGACAGAAGTATAAGTACAACGGTAAGGAGCTTCAGGACGAGTTGGGGCTTAACATGTACGACTATGGAGCAAGAAATTATGACCCTGCATTAGGTCGATGGATGAATGTTGACCCATTGGCGGAGAAAGGTCGTAGATGGTCACCATATAATTATGCCTTTGATAATCCCGTTTATTTTATTGACCCAGATGGGATGTGGCCAGGAGAAGGAATATGGAAATCTATTAAAAAGTGGTGGAATAGTCCAAGTGGGAATTATGGAGTAGCAACTCAGAGAGTTGCCGCTCAAGCTTTTAGTGCTCCAGATATGCCTAAACCAGCTACAAATGGTGAAGCTGTAGTGATGAGTATAGCTGCAGGAGCATATACAACAGGACATTCAGCACCAGGCAGTCTTAAAATTCCTGCTAGAGCTAGAATATCAACGAATAAAACAAATGCTGAACCAGTAGCTCCAAAGAGTACAACAACGTTATATCGAGGAGTTAATTCTACAAGCCCAGCATATAAAAATGCTACAGAAGGTACTGCTACACCTAGAGGTGGAGCTGCAACACCTACTCAACACAACGAAGGCAATACAGCAAGTAATTTTACATCGTGGACTAAAAACCCTGAAGTTGCTAAAAATTTTGCCTTAAGAACCAGCGGAGAAGGTGTTGTGATGGAAGTCACAGTGCCAACAACTAGTACTGTTACAAGTCCTAGTGCAAAAGAGGTAAATCTAGTACAATGGCCAGGAACAGTTGTCAATGAAGCAGAAGTGCTTTTACAATATAGTGTTACAGGTGCTAAAACAACAATAATAAAAAATTGA
- a CDS encoding RHS repeat domain-containing protein, which translates to MKNKLNLILILLSNLLVYSQNLPKIIQPSPEAANLSRYADIPVSLYTGKPQIDFPLHTLECGNLKLPISLSYYASGVKVEDYSTWAGIGWALNAGGVISRVVANNGTYLSSLSNNLPISGTVEEQYGKFLNLVEHPENSHFIYHYNFLQYSGSFQGNTFRKHTNLKFEFSTDYNSIIITDDNGIKYYFECKNSLYDIQTDYYLTKIESADKYNIINFEYIRGDLYYQNPHISKFYILTSNGAGYIKDSEGVYGHKDSGVLLSRIYTSNNDSVEFIKKDIYQFGGPNSLDKYRKALDSIIVYHDNNKSSSFHFKTNNIQTTKIYSPYPDQPAFLYNENKGMDYRLYLDGFEKIDVVGNIIESHSFEYYGRTVDGKDLLPNRFSRAQDLGGFYNGQDSNTSLIPPLNETLMPDGSGLSDSNLNNNGFVSPVNIAGANRNPNLEYMQMGTLKSIKYPTGGFAKFYYSQMENPLTLEPFWGIKIDKIEYLDSDESLLKRKNYVYQNPVLGYPIPSFWHYTLNRDYNDMTPFPLICQASSSYMDCMVYNSTNSYNWAIKLSPDPVNDQGLDQGPMIGYGLVKEFEEGNGRIDYQFSTDGAYDEEAKDHYFEISQFYDGFPRENLFMKNSWPLGPIMDNNWKMGTLLNKATYKEDGTKKQDIRYHYSYDILKTIPGINIYSIPKYTSNGGYVAHNSFYYYYFAYLSVWERLDSVTETIDNVTKVTNYTYDERKQVSQISTTKSNGDSFTTNFKYPYNYTSPVFNNMVSRNIIAPVIEKTEKINNNQVKLLKTNYSFWDTDANNLNLISSSNLTDCIYPLSVEVKKGEDPIETRLNYNSYDSKGNIASVSKTNDLEIIYIWGYKQTQPVAKIENATQAQITALSLNMTLINDSSTTDSAMQTELQKLRTGLPHAMVTTYTYKPLIGISTITDPKGDTVTYNYDAFGRLQNVKDKDGNILSENEYHYKN; encoded by the coding sequence ATGAAGAATAAATTGAATTTAATATTAATTTTATTATCCAACTTGTTAGTCTATTCGCAGAATTTACCAAAAATAATACAACCTTCACCAGAAGCGGCTAATTTATCTAGATATGCAGATATTCCTGTAAGCTTATATACTGGAAAGCCACAGATTGATTTTCCTTTACACACATTAGAATGCGGTAATCTTAAGCTTCCTATTTCTCTTTCCTATTACGCATCAGGAGTTAAGGTTGAAGATTATTCAACTTGGGCAGGTATTGGCTGGGCACTAAATGCTGGAGGGGTCATTTCCAGAGTGGTTGCTAATAACGGAACTTATCTTAGTAGTTTGAGTAATAATTTACCAATAAGTGGAACTGTAGAAGAGCAGTATGGTAAATTTTTAAATTTGGTAGAACATCCTGAAAATTCTCATTTTATTTATCATTATAATTTTTTACAATATTCAGGTTCATTTCAAGGAAATACATTTAGAAAGCATACTAATTTGAAGTTTGAATTTTCCACGGATTATAATTCTATAATAATTACAGACGATAATGGAATCAAATATTATTTTGAATGTAAAAATAGTTTGTATGATATTCAAACAGATTACTATTTAACTAAGATTGAAAGTGCAGATAAGTATAATATTATAAATTTCGAATATATTCGTGGAGATTTATATTACCAAAATCCACATATTTCCAAATTTTATATTTTAACAAGTAATGGTGCGGGTTATATAAAAGACTCCGAAGGAGTATATGGACACAAAGACTCTGGTGTTTTGTTAAGTAGAATATACACATCTAATAATGATTCTGTCGAATTCATTAAAAAAGATATTTATCAGTTTGGAGGACCAAATTCATTAGATAAATATAGAAAAGCATTAGATTCTATTATTGTATATCATGATAATAATAAATCATCATCTTTTCATTTTAAAACAAATAATATCCAAACAACAAAAATATACTCACCTTATCCAGATCAGCCTGCATTTTTGTACAACGAAAATAAGGGAATGGATTATAGGTTGTATTTGGATGGTTTTGAAAAAATAGATGTAGTAGGAAATATTATAGAATCTCATAGTTTTGAATATTATGGGAGAACAGTTGACGGCAAAGATTTATTACCTAATAGATTTTCACGTGCTCAAGATTTGGGAGGTTTTTATAATGGACAGGATAGTAATACTAGTCTAATTCCTCCTTTAAACGAAACTTTAATGCCAGATGGTTCTGGTCTATCTGATAGTAATCTTAATAATAATGGTTTTGTTTCCCCTGTAAATATTGCTGGAGCAAATCGTAACCCTAATTTAGAATACATGCAGATGGGAACTTTAAAAAGTATTAAATATCCAACTGGTGGATTTGCAAAATTTTATTATTCACAAATGGAAAATCCACTCACTCTTGAACCATTCTGGGGAATAAAAATTGATAAAATAGAATACCTAGATAGTGACGAATCTTTACTAAAAAGGAAAAATTATGTCTATCAAAATCCAGTACTGGGTTATCCAATACCATCTTTTTGGCATTATACTTTAAATAGAGATTACAACGATATGACTCCATTTCCCTTAATATGTCAAGCAAGTTCAAGTTATATGGATTGTATGGTTTATAACTCTACTAATAGTTACAACTGGGCTATAAAGTTAAGTCCTGATCCTGTTAATGATCAGGGATTGGATCAAGGTCCAATGATTGGATATGGATTAGTTAAAGAATTTGAAGAAGGAAATGGACGTATTGACTACCAGTTTTCCACAGATGGCGCATATGATGAAGAAGCAAAGGATCATTATTTTGAAATTTCTCAATTCTATGATGGATTTCCTCGGGAAAATTTATTTATGAAAAATTCTTGGCCTCTTGGTCCAATTATGGATAATAATTGGAAAATGGGAACATTATTAAATAAAGCTACGTATAAAGAGGATGGAACAAAAAAACAGGATATACGTTATCATTATTCCTATGATATTTTAAAAACGATACCAGGGATAAATATTTATAGTATACCAAAATACACATCTAATGGAGGATATGTTGCACATAATTCTTTTTATTATTATTATTTCGCATACTTAAGTGTCTGGGAACGATTAGATTCTGTTACAGAAACAATAGATAATGTTACTAAAGTAACAAACTATACTTATGATGAGCGTAAGCAGGTATCTCAAATCAGTACTACAAAGAGTAATGGAGATAGTTTTACAACCAATTTTAAATATCCTTACAATTATACTTCTCCTGTTTTTAATAATATGGTTTCTAGAAATATAATAGCTCCTGTGATTGAAAAAACAGAAAAGATTAATAACAATCAAGTAAAATTGTTAAAAACAAATTATTCATTTTGGGATACAGATGCAAACAATTTAAATTTGATAAGCTCTAGTAATTTAACAGACTGTATTTATCCATTATCGGTGGAGGTTAAAAAAGGAGAAGATCCAATAGAGACAAGGCTTAATTATAACAGTTACGATAGTAAAGGAAATATCGCAAGTGTTTCTAAAACAAATGATTTAGAGATAATCTATATCTGGGGATACAAACAAACCCAACCCGTAGCCAAAATAGAAAACGCTACACAAGCACAAATAACGGCACTCTCCCTTAATATGACATTGATAAATGATAGTTCAACTACCGATAGTGCTATGCAAACAGAATTACAGAAATTAAGAACAGGACTTCCTCATGCGATGGTTACCACCTATACTTATAAACCACTAATAGGAATCAGCACCATAACCGACCCTAAAGGCGATACGGTAACCTATAATTATGATGCTTTTGGTCGTTTGCAAAACGTAAAAGACAAAGACGGCAACATCCTATCTGAAAACGAATACCATTATAAAAACTAA
- a CDS encoding type II secretion system F family protein, whose amino-acid sequence MAFKLENIPNKSSVSNTKTSSLEELLKKEIVLFGERFNNKKKQAFYQELSVLLKAGITFKKGLTLIVDSLKKNADKELIQSILNDVVNGKPFSEALLASKSFTEYEFYSLQIGEETGTTAQVCQELGVFYERKNEQKRIIIAALTYPSIVLTTAIVVVVFMLSYVVPMFQDIFRQNNVELPALTKAIVKLSGWTKSYGVYGLLLLIGLLFIGRLFKDNVQYRTAIHYFILKIPILGAFMTKVYLAQFTQAVALLTTAKVPLLNSIQMVKKMIRFVPLQDALEKVENSILKGNSLSISLKENALFDNRIISLVKVAEETNQTEYVFQQLSEQYNQEVVQQSKVMTTVLEPLIILFVGVLVAVLLVAMYLPMFQLSSAIG is encoded by the coding sequence ATGGCTTTTAAACTAGAAAATATCCCTAATAAAAGTAGTGTTTCTAATACCAAAACATCCAGTTTAGAAGAATTACTTAAAAAAGAAATTGTACTTTTTGGCGAACGATTTAACAATAAAAAGAAACAAGCTTTTTATCAGGAATTATCGGTTTTACTCAAAGCTGGAATTACCTTTAAAAAAGGACTAACTTTAATTGTCGATTCCTTAAAGAAAAATGCCGACAAAGAATTAATACAATCTATACTTAATGATGTGGTAAACGGAAAGCCTTTTTCCGAAGCATTATTGGCTTCTAAATCTTTTACGGAATACGAATTCTATTCTTTACAAATAGGAGAAGAAACTGGGACAACGGCTCAAGTATGCCAGGAATTAGGTGTTTTTTATGAGCGTAAAAACGAACAAAAAAGAATCATTATTGCAGCCTTGACCTATCCTTCCATTGTATTGACAACTGCAATTGTGGTAGTCGTATTTATGTTGAGTTATGTTGTACCGATGTTTCAGGATATTTTCAGGCAGAACAACGTGGAACTTCCCGCATTAACCAAAGCCATTGTTAAATTATCTGGTTGGACGAAATCGTATGGGGTTTATGGATTATTGCTGTTAATAGGTTTGTTATTTATAGGTCGTCTATTCAAAGACAATGTGCAATACCGAACAGCCATTCATTATTTTATTTTGAAGATTCCTATTCTGGGAGCTTTTATGACCAAAGTGTATTTGGCGCAATTTACCCAAGCAGTTGCTTTATTGACCACTGCCAAAGTACCGCTATTAAACAGTATTCAAATGGTAAAAAAAATGATTCGTTTTGTACCCTTACAAGATGCGCTGGAAAAAGTAGAAAATAGTATTCTGAAAGGAAATAGCTTGAGCATAAGTCTAAAAGAGAACGCTTTGTTCGACAATAGAATCATTTCTTTGGTAAAAGTAGCCGAAGAAACCAACCAAACCGAATACGTCTTCCAACAATTAAGTGAACAATACAACCAAGAAGTAGTGCAGCAGTCTAAAGTGATGACTACTGTTTTAGAACCTCTTATCATTCTGTTTGTAGGTGTTCTTGTGGCTGTTTTGCTTGTCGCTATGTATTTGCCCATGTTTCAGTTGAGTAGTGCGATTGGGTAA
- a CDS encoding PulJ/GspJ family protein translates to MTNHKIKSFTLPELLIVMVLTAIVVGMAFSVLRLVQQQIKIIQTNFEKTSSLALFEQRLWQDFNEMGSIQFDANENNLFMESEMDTIIYSFQENYVLRNSDTIKLRLTPNTLFFQGKEIHSGYVDALFISGKAELPDYEIFVSKKNDLTLFMNQDGF, encoded by the coding sequence ATGACAAATCATAAGATAAAATCATTTACACTACCAGAATTGTTGATTGTTATGGTGCTAACTGCGATTGTGGTGGGAATGGCTTTTAGTGTTTTGCGATTGGTGCAACAACAAATTAAAATCATTCAGACCAATTTTGAAAAAACAAGTAGTTTAGCACTTTTTGAACAAAGATTGTGGCAAGATTTTAACGAAATGGGTAGTATTCAATTTGATGCAAACGAGAATAATTTATTTATGGAATCTGAAATGGATACAATAATTTATTCTTTCCAGGAAAACTATGTTTTAAGAAATTCGGATACTATAAAATTAAGATTAACACCTAATACATTATTTTTTCAAGGAAAAGAAATTCATAGCGGTTATGTTGATGCGCTATTTATTTCAGGTAAAGCAGAACTTCCTGATTATGAAATTTTTGTTTCCAAGAAAAATGATTTAACCCTTTTTATGAATCAAGATGGCTTTTAA